The window CCCTGGGAAGTTCAGAAGGAAGTCACACACCGAGCTATGTGAACAGCACCGGAACAGCCTCAATTGTGGCCCACACAGCCAccagagaacagaaatattgTGTCACTGGGGACCACGACAATTCAGGTGCCTTAATCACTGAAACAGGATTATTTGGGGCAGGTAACGAGGGTACTGACCCTCAGCGCGATCAGAGGAACATTTGATCTACTTCAGGGTGTCTGAAAAAACTTTTACAGGAATTTCTGACACAGAGTGTCAGAGTTCCAACCCTTCCACAGTGCTAGAAAGTTGTCACTCCATCTCTACATTGTGCTCTTTCTCTATCAATTTGTGCTCATACAATAGTAAAATGCTAAAGACGTGCCCAGAAGTGCTGGGTACTCGGGGAAAATTGTAAATGGAGTGAAAAATAAGACAGAGGTTTTGATGACATGAAAAGTACTTTGGTCCTACTGATCAAAGGCTCAGAGGCTCCCATTGGCTGAAGATCAGTGCCCATAGAAAGCAGTGATTTAAGATACtataagatatttttaatagcaaACTTAGGTGATGAGAATCCCAAAACTAGTCCCATCCCTGTTCTGAAACCTGTTGGCCACAGTGGCTCCCAGGGGACCAGGCAGCTACTCAGGATAAactgggaaagagagggaaagtAGGCAGGCAGGGTAAAATatataacaaataaataaagaacaaagaatGGGAAGAATCTCATTCCATAAATTGTTCTTGGCCACAAGGCTTATGTCtccagggtgggattttgggatgggCTCAGCTTACCCATGGATGGGTTCCCAGCAGATCTGTGATCCCAACCTGCCACATCAAGAACATCCCTTCCCTTGGCCTGTTTTTCACTCATCAGTGACAATGGTTGACACCTGCAGTTCCACTGCTGGCTCCAGTTGCACTACAAGGTGCATTTGGATAAGCTAAGGGATGTTCACCATGTCAGGGGCTGGATgagagcaggacagggaggcaGCAAGAATTTGTCATGTAAAAAACCCCTCTCAGTCCTCATGAAAAATGTTCATAGCAAAGCAACTCAGAGACTCAACATAGCAAGATAAGAACTCCTAGAAAAATCACACATTTTAGGAACAAAGACGATTTCTAAAGGGTCTGCATGAGTTAACACCAAAAGAGATGGGTACCAGGAGCTCGTTCGAAGGTTGCATCAGCAGAAAGCTCAAACGCAGGCAGAGAATCCATTAGTCACTCCCTCAGGGGGACGCggggccaggacacaaacatTCACTGGATTTAAACACACCAAGATTatctgagcagagcagctcGAGCATGAGataaaccccaaaccccacagctctgcagatgcTCAGTGAGGTGTGATGGGAGCCGAACAGCTCAGCCTGTGGAGCACATCCTTCCTCAGGCTCAGCTCTGGAGCGACCCAGAGCTGAGAACAGGGCTGGCAGGAAGTGGGATGCAAACCTTGCTGCACCCCAGGGAAGAATGCAGCAGTCTCATCAGAAagcatggaatggtttgggttggaaaggatcttacAGCCATCTCAATTCCAACCCCCttccaccttccactagaccaggttgctccaagccccgtccaacctggccctgaacattTCCAAgaatggagcagccacagcttctctggataacctgtgccagggcctcaccacccttaccgggaagaatttcttcctaaaatccaatttaaccctgccctctgtcagtttaaggcacagcagctccagtccctggtcccacagaaCCAACAACAGGCTAAAGATAGTCCCCAGCTCACAGTGCCATTGCGGGGGGGGCTCAGCTGCACGGAGCTGGTGGGGTGAGACATTCCTCTCCCCCAAGGAGCCAGACAAGATTGCTGTATATGGACAAGCACTCCCTGGTGACAGGCTTCTCCTCCATGGCTGCACAGCTGGGAGAGATCCATGCTGGATTCCAAGGCCACGATTCCCACTGTCGGAACCCCAGCACAAGGCTTTATCTCAGGGTGGTCTAGCTTGGGGGCAGAGCCATGCAGGAAAGGCTGGGCCAGAGAATGCCCACAAACAGCTGCACAACAAACCTTTTGCTTCCATTTTAGGAGTTTATAGCCATCAGAGCCCCAGACCTGGGGGTGCCTTGCTGTGGGTCTCCACAAGCACAAGAACTTGTCTTGGagggcccagcacagctgccccCACTGAGACTTGGGAAAGATGTCCAAACCAGAGCTGGGACCAGGCATGGACAGGGCCAGAGCACAGGGATTGTCACAGACTGATTCTGACCTCCTGGGAACACAAAGCTGGACCTCCATGTTCAGACTCAAGTGCTCACAGGAATTTAGTGAGCAAATGGTTTTCCTGATGTTTGTAGGGATTGGGGTGGAGCAACACatggggctgtgcctgcaggagGGGCTGGTGAGGACTCAGTTCCAATGCTCTACATGGGCCAGGGACACTCCCTCCCTACCCAAACAGAGTGGCCAGACACTTTTAGTCCAAAATTAAGTGACAGACTTCTCTTTGGACTATCCAATTTACCTACAACACACCAAACCCCAACTCTGCAACTGTTCTCACCCAGCAAATCCCCAGGCAAGGCACAAGACCCCACACAGCTCGAGCAGAGTAGCTCCTGCACACTCAGCACCAGagcttctttcctcctttttttcttcctttccagttTTAAAGTCAGAACTAAGATGAAGCCAAGCTGAGGTCACAATGGTGGTTCTGCTCTGAGCTTCCTGTTGCCCCACCACAACAACTCTCCCAGCAACAGACTGGCACATCATGGAATAGGTGCTATAGAAACCACACAGTTCTTAGAAGCAAAAGATTTCTCACCCCCCCTCAAAAAATAACCCACTTAATTCACATATTTTCTCTCTATactgtatatatattatatatagacACGATTCTCTGGTAAACATGTACAAGATATCGTAAAGAACATTGAAAATGTCTATCTCCATTTGCACAACAGCACACATTCACACGCCAGCACACGAGGACACACAGTCAGGTAcaatcaataaataaatacattttttcccctcagaaattATTCAAAAAACACTGCTATTGAGCGGCCCAAAGACACTCTCAGTTAATACAGACAGCAAATATTGTGCAGAATTTCTTGGCTGTTTTTGCTTAAGAACCAAGGAAAGAAGCTTCAAAGATGTCAGAGATGTTGCTTGGTCAGACTGTGTTTCAGGAGACCTGTCGGTTCCTGTCCCTCAGGAAGAggagggcagagcacttccctTCCCCTCTGGACAGGTTACACAGGACAATTCTGTCCTTAAACCTCGAGGGAACAGGAGCAGTCTGGGATGGAGAGAGGGCAGGAGCTTTTTGCTCTGCTTGGTAGAAAGATGGAAGATTCACACAGGAACTGGCAGATCTGAAGCTCTTTGTTTCCTGAGCTACTACAGACCAGCATCCTTTGGGGATTTACTGCAGGAAACTCTTGCAAGGAATTTCCTAGATCATTGTACACATCTGTTGGGATTATGAGGAGCAAAGGGCTGCCCATTGCTCTCCCCCTTGCCACAGCCTCTTCCCCCAAAGGTTCAGGATGTGCCACTCTCCCTGCCTTTTCCAGCTGTGACCTCCATGTCCCAGCATACAGAAAGTGCTCATTTTTCCACCCCATTTGCTCAAGCAGCACACCACTTCACCACGCTCCACAGAACCTCCCTGAAGCAGCAGTTTTCTCTTGTGCAGATTGACATCTGTTTTCTGCAAGCAACATCTGACACGTGCCACAAGCCAACACAAAACAGCACAGACACGGGAGAAGGGAAGGGCCCGTTCCCTTCCATGGGCAGCACTCCAGCAgcaaggcaggagcagggcctTCCCTTGCAGAGGAGTGGAGGAGGGCACACACACATCACACATTGCACAGAAGGGGAACACAAATTTTTGCAGCAAAACTTGAGAGAAAGTACCCTTAGAGAGAGAGGGCTCCAACCCAGTGCCTGCCCCAtggccacagcacagctccccccCCCAGGTGGGCTGGACCCTCCAGCCACCCACACCTCTCCTTTGCCTGTATTGTTTTTACCTGAGTTGAAAAATGACTCCGACccctctgcagggctgaggaCACAGCAGCTGAGAGGCACTTCATGCAGTGGGCTCCAGCCCCAACACTGGAGCCACTGCAGGAAAAGTGGCCACACAAGTGCATCTTCCCAAAGCAAAGACCACTCAGAGACCTTGGGCTATTCTTCTCTTCACAGACATGTGGGGGAAGCCTACCAAGACCTAACTGGAGACTTTTGGTGGGCTTAGGGGGcttggcagcacatggaaaaCCCACAGGCACCAAGGGGATTGTTTGCCCTGTCGAGCTTTGAGCAGCCGGTCTTAATGGCCAGAGGAGAAGACAGGCACCATCAGAGGGAAAGCCAAGATAATCAGGAGCTCTGACTCGCCTTCTGAGGAGCCCTCTCCTCACAGGGGCTGCAAAGGAATGACAGGGAGACCAGACTCCTACCACAAGCAGCTAAAGTAAGGCAGGTAAGAAAACCTCCAGCTGGGAGTTCCCAGAGGAGGTCAGGACCAGATTTCCCAGTGTTCAGAGAGGGttacagaaaaaacaacaaacccagtGCTGAGTTTGGAGCTGTTCTGAAAATCCATCCAGAGATGAAACTGTTGTGTGCTCAGATATTGTCGGAACAATGTAAAATCCCAGGGAGAAAACAGAgccttggaaaataaaatactgaaggGGAGCCAACGCATCAAGGGACAAGATCAAAAGAGGAATTTCTGTGATCAAAGTCCCCCCTGTTACTGGCAGAACCTCATCATGTTGGTAAGCAGCTGAGGAATGGCAGCATCCCTGTGCTGTCTGGGCTCACAGACTGGCTGCCTTCCTACTGCCAGGAAGCAGCTTTATGTCTGTGCCACAAAGGATGCGGAGTtctgctctccccactcccgagctctgccctgggatgcTGGCAATGCCTGGGCAGTTGTGGTGGGCACACACCTGCTgcccttctgctgcagcaaGGCCAGGAAGTGACTGCCTGGTCCTGCTCCCGACGGGTAACACACACCTAGACGGATCTTTGGTTGAGTCACTGCAGAAGGTCTGAGCTGGggcccctggcacagcactTGGGGAGCCGAGGGTactcccagctcagccagcaGCACGTGTCCCACTGCCTGAGTTCCACAGGTGTGGCACttggagaaagaggagaaaggaggaagcaTCGGAGGGGAGTCCCGGCTCTTTGGATCCCTCGTCTGCCCTGTGTCCTTCATTTGTTCTCAATCAGAGTCTGCACTTTATAGACAAGGTCCCGAGCCAGCTTCAGGATCTGCTTGGTGTTGTGTCGCTCGGCCATTTCTGGAACACAGACAGAGGAACCCAGAGAGGTCAGAGttgagcaggcccagccccacagctcctCATCTGAGCCCCAGGTAAGAGCTAAAGCTGTGAGCTCCTGCCTACATTCCCAACACCATCCATCACAGAGACACTTGGCTCTGGAGAGCTCCTCAGGATGGTGGTAGCCAGCAGGAAGCATAACCTACATTCTCAGCTCCCTTCAACATGTCCAGGTGGGCCAGGGCTGAGGATGGCATGGGGAttcccccagcaccaccagacCCCTCAGAGCCCAACTGTTTAGGGGCACAAGGGCTCTACCACCGCGTTCCACAACCAcacactgctctgtgtgtgttaaACATTTACAGCAGAGCCCAGACATGATTGCCTACACCCAGCCACGTGCTGCACACAtctgagcagctgccacagaTTCAGCCTGACAGAACACAAGCTGTACCGTTGAAAAACTTGATGATGTCTGTGAAATCCATGTTGTTCTCCAGGATGATGTCCCGGTACATTTCCACCAGGGCCAGGGCTATGAAGAGCACGTAGTGAGCAGAGGAGACGTGTGCGGCGGCCCAGATGGTCTCCCAGACGGCGAACACATCGTCGTACACCAGCTCTGAGAACAGAACAGCCCAGCACTTACCACACCAGCCATGGCTTCACACCATCCTGACTCACAGAGCTCACAGCAGCGCTGGGGAGACACGCTGGGAGGCTTCTTTCCACAAGAACCTGTTCCGGCTGGAAGCAATAAGTCAGTCACCTGTACGGAGACACATTCTGGCCTGCAGCAGGTGGCACAGGCCTCAGGACACACTCCTGGTgaggctcagcagcagctctggaaaaacAGGTTCTGCATCTAGATGGAACAGTCAGCCCCATACAAGCCAGGGAAAAGTGAAAAGTAATTTAGAGTTAAGTTTAAACTACTAAGTTGCAGAGTGTGCTGAGAAGCCTGGAAGCCTGGCAGaccctgcccacccccagcctgggTGGTCTCAGCACACACCTCTCTTGAAGTCCAGGAGAAACCATCGGTAGCAGAAGTAGAAATGAGTGTAATCCCCATTCTGGTGCATCAACTCAAAGAGCTCAGAGTCCAGAATCTgtcaagaaaagcaaaaggaaactcAGCAGTGCGCACAGGAGGCCGCACCCATCCTTCTGcctgcttccctctgctcccactgcttTCCTACTGCACCAGCTCCACCAACTCATCCCTCCCTTTCCTGGCACACATTACTCCAGGCTGTCTTTAGAgcccctgctctcccctcttGCTTCCCACCACTGAAACCCCTCTCAGCCCTTCCAAgacccccatcccaccaccaGCTTTCCCCCTCGGGTGTGAGAAGCCACTGTCCACATGCCAGGACCCCTTACCTGGATCAGTGACCTCATGTTGGCAAAGTGGGTGTCCATGGCTCCTCCATGGGGGAAATTCTGATTCATCCTCTTCATCAGCTCGGTGAAACAGCTGAAAGCCAGAGCCTCTGTGCAGGGAGGAGAGACACCACTGCTGGGCTGCACAGGCTCTGCTGCacctgctcccacagccacctgcagcaggaacaTCCCTCCAAAAAGTCCACCCCGTCCCCAGGTTGGGCTCCTGGGAGCCAGGCAGCACCAAGGACAAAGGGGATCGTGCTCCCCACCTCTAAGCATGGGACCCTCTATGCAAAGAGCCATCACAAGCCTGGCAGATTCCCCCACATGATCCTACAAAGGGACAGGGAAAGCAGATTCACTCACTCACCATCATCCAGGATGACCAGGAGAGGGGCCAGCAAGTCACACATCCCCTGCACGTAGCCAATCTCAATGTGCTGCCAGATGTAGCTGTGTGAGAGAGCAGGAGAGGTGACCAAGTGCCACTGCCTGGTACCTCCTTTGCCCGTGCCCTGCCTCCCTTCCTGGGATGAGGGGGGAAATCTCACCTGTTTATTCTGTTATCTTTGTGTTGTAAATTATAAAATTCCAAGTCAGGCGTGCATGGCACAGTCCTGGATTGACACCCTGCCATGGCTATGTCCCAGGGTGTCCATTCAGGGCTGTGCCATGGCCATTGCATGGAAAAATCAGtgcagggaaaagcaaaactgGAAAGCGCAGCACAGTAGGGTCATTGGTTAAAGGACAGAGACTGATggaatttattaatttatttctcattctcATCCCTCCCCCTCAAATCATCCTCTTGATTCTCTGTGCATAATACTGCCTGCCTTGccattcccagtgtcccaggaagcagccagccctgcagggataTCTTCCCTTATTTGGTAGCAAGTCAAAATGCGTTCAGAAAGGGCTCAGATCTGCTGCTGGCACAAGGGAAcgatcttttccagcctgaccACTGGTTTTCCAAAATCTGCTGTACTGAAGTTCTAATCTCAGCAGAGATCTCCAGCTTTGGCTGTCAGATGAAGTGACAGCGCTGATGGAACAGCAGCTTCTCCTCATGTTTGCAGGATGAGTAATAATATTTTATCCTTTCCTGCCCgtgaagcagcagctgagctggagcGGGTCTGAGTTGGTGAGTGTCACTCAGCCAGCTCTGAGTCACAGGGACTCAGCAAAGACACTCAAAAAAGGACCCATGTCTGGCTCTCTCCTGGGGTTTTGGGTAGGCAATAACCATTCCAGCACTTCAGGTACTTCCTCATTAGCACTATGGCTCTGTGAGCTTGTTAAAGCCTTTTCCAGGCATATTCCAGAGAGCAGGTAGGCTAAATCCAGTGCAGTGGGTGCAGGCAGCTCAGGCAGCCTCTACCTTGGCCAAAAACCCAGCACATGACAGTCAAGGGACAGCTGGACACCTCTAAGCATGGGACACCTTGGTCTGGGAACCTCTGTGTTCTTGGAGCAGCAGCCCCGGTGCTGGGATGATGAGGGGATTTGGGAGCAGAAGTCAAGGAAGTAAAACTCAGTAGCCAGAGCAAAGTTCAGGGCTCCAGCGTCAAGGTGAATTCCAGGAAGCCCCttgaccccccccagctcccacctgcACATGACATTGCGGAGCTTCTCCAGGTTGGCCGGGGTGAAGTACCAGTAGTTGCGGTCACAGCGCTGCACGTCCTTCTCGATGCGGTGCAGGTTCACTGTGTACATgtccagcagctctggctgcccaaAACAAGAGCAAAGTTGATTTGCTCTCAAATAAAAAGAGGATTGCAAGGGCAATGGAGCGACAGGGCAGAGTTTGGGTGGGAAGTGGGAGCCCCTCTACACCCAACTATGGGATCAGCACGGGGCAAATGCAGTTCAGTCCTGCCCCTCCACTTGGCCCTGTGAGGCTACATCTGGAGTGTTGTGTTCAGTTCTGATCTTCATAGCTGAGGAAGGACAAGGAACTACTGGACAGGGTCCAGTGAAGACCACAGGGGTCTGGTGCATCTCTCTGATGAGGAGAGACTggggagctgggcctggttagtctggagaagactgagaggggatcccaTCAATCCATACAAATATCTCCAAGGGGTgtcagaggatggtgccagactctgttcagtgctgtccagtgacaggacaaggagcaatggccgtaaactaaaccaaaaaagTTCCgcctcaacatgaggaagaacttctttccatggAGGGTGGCAGAGTCCTGGAACAGCTGTCCAGGAAGGGCATGGaatctccctctctggagacattcctaACCCATCTGGACacattcctgtgtcacctgctccaggtgaccctgccttggcaggggggttggaaaaGGATGATCTCTAGAGGTCCGTTTCCCACCCCAACtactctgggattctgtgattctgtgaaatagtGAGGCAGCCAGGAAGAAACCCACCCTGAACAGGTCCATACTTACAGAGTAGGTGACACCCGTGGAGGAGATGGCAGATGTTTCACTGTTGGTCAGATCAgtcacagccacagccagggaaTCCAGCTGTGGGTACAGACTCTCCATTTCTGGCTCCTCAGAGAGGTTGTCCTCACTCTCCACCAAGCTCTGCTTCTCAGCCTCACTGTCTGCCCAGCTCTCCACCACAGTCAGGGCCACGGTGTCACTCAGggcccccgccgggccctcACCCATGGGAACGAAGTCCACACTTCCAACGCTGGGAAATTCACCTTCCAGGCTGTCTTGGccctgcagcttctcctgctggaCACCATCCGTGTCCACTGAGGCTGGCACATCGGACCCACCAGCCTTTCCCTGGGAGCTGGACGAGGATTTATTGGTTTCCAGGGCACTGTCCTCGTTGCTGAAGCTGCGCTCTGAGAACCCTGATGTGATGGAGAAGTTTTGGGAAGAGGGGTGGCCAGAATCAGGGGAACAAGTGCCATTGGGAACTGTCCCATTGGGGACCTTGCTTTGTTTGCCATCTTCCAGCTGAGCATCTACTTCAGTCTGTTCCACTTCATCCACAGATTCAAACACCTGCAAAGTGTGAGCAGAGACACACAGGGGAGCATCATGGGAATTCAGCAAACTGCTGGGGACATAGTGCCCATATTCCCAAGAGCTGTGTACTCATAGAGCCCATGTTCCCAACAGCggagggagaggaaaatcaCCCTTTAGCTTCCTCTCCTTGGATTTGAGTCAGCATGTGGTCATTTGCACAACTCCAAACCCACAAATCCCTGCTCTGAAGGGCTATGCTTTGCTTGGCATTATACACTGGGCAGAAAGTGATTTAAACAGGTGTTAAACACCTGGGCAGTAACAGAGGGAGCAGCTACAGGACCTCAAGTGTGACAGCCatggggcagagcaggcaggtgaATATTCAACACCACAAGTGGAGCACAGTTCTGACCTTAGTGGCTCCGAAGCAGGCTGGGGACTCATTTACCTCCACCAACACTGGTTCTGTTTGCCAGAGATCCCCATAGTTATGGCTGAGGGGTCAGATCAAGCCAGGGCAGAACTGTGAGGACAAGAAAAGGAGGGGACAAGGTGCTGCAGCTCACCtgggtgctggagctggagtCACTCTGCAGCCGGGCGTGGTTCTGTCGGccggagctgcagctctgggaggactgcaagggagagggaaaagggcaGTGAGAAGGCAGAGAGCACAGGGTCTGGGTGGGGGAGCTCAAGCAGAGGTGGCATTTCTGCAGGTGAAGAACAAGCAGAAAATGCATCCAGTAAATTCTCCTATCTGACCCATGAAGGACGTTCCCATCACATTGACTCTGCTGTGTGTGTCACCCAGAGCAGTGCTCTGCCTCAGCCACCGTCACCGACTGCTGGGGAAGGTGACAAAAGCCAAAGTCCCAGGCCAGTGCAGTTGTCAAGAGCTGCGTGTTGGGTCTGGAAGGAGCTGCTTTCCTCTGGCCTGCAGAGAGGTCACGCTGCCTCTCTGGAGTGCAAATTTCTACAAATCTCTGTCCTAATTTGGCAGCAATGcggctcagcccagctcagtTTACATAAACGATGAAGTCACAGGCTATAAAACAGCCCCTCCAAGCATACTCatgctcttttccttttcttaaaggACAAATATTGATGTCTTAAGCCAGACTTAGTGGAGGCAGCTCCTCTCAAAGTCACGAGTACCCTGTTCTGGCTTCCAGCTGAAGCacagagggaagggctgggctttgCAAGCACCAGCTCCATGCTCAGCCTTGTGGATTCCCTCTGAGCCGCCAGTGCTCTATCAGTGTGAGTCCTCCCCGTTATCTGAGCAGATGTGCAGAGCATGGAATGACATCACACACAAACAAAAGGATTTTAAGAAAATACAGCACATTCAGACCAGCAGGAGTTGTCTCCACCCTTGTATTGTGGGTGTTTGCTGGGCAGGGCTCTGATGGAGAGAGGAAGGGCGACAGCTTTCCTCCATTACCATGGGAGCACTTAAAACAGGAAATTTCAGGTTCAGATGGAAAAAGGGTGAACATTTGCCTGTGTTAACTGTGCCAgctcccctccctgtgcctgtTCCCAGAAGAATCGAAGAACCACGGCGGAGATGCTGAGGGGAGGTGAATGATTCCTGGAGTTACAGCCATGCCAACAATgtagcccagctctgctcagcccctctAGGAGCTGCATCATTCAGTTCCAAACAGCTCCTGGTTCAGACTTGCCttccctgcctctctccctctctgtaCATACACGTAGCCTGCAGGATTGGAGCTGAGCTCATCTCTTTCCCAAAGCACCCACACAAACTTCCCAGCGGGAACCAGATCAAGTCTCCAGCGCTCAGCTCCCAGGTCCTGTTCATTTGGGCCTCCCCTCGCCCTCAGTGTGGCAGCCTGAGGTCAAGCAACCCAGCACCACGTGCTCTGCcgtgctgggctctgctcctccaagGACAAAACTCTCACAGAAACACTCCCTGGCCACTGTTCCCAGGACTGCCTTTCCTTTAACAGACTTTTCCCTCCACACCCTTTGGTTTGGGCTGTGGATCTAACTCTTAAAAGCCAGTCCCACAGAGCTGGGtgttcccagctctgtcccacgATGGCACTGTGTACCAAGGGTATACTGAGGTTCCTCTGTGCTGAGCAGCTGATGGAAAAGGGAGCCAGTAAGCCCACTGCCCTGTTTCAcagcccctcagtgccagcagcaTGGTCTTCCCTGCCCTTACTTCAACAGTCTTCCATGGAGCTAAACCTGATGTGCACCAGGAGTGCATCAGGTAATGAGTACCTCATTCTCCAGAATACCCACAAGGAATATCTCACAGAACTGGTGAGAGTGTCTGGATTCGGCCATGTGGCCCCACAAATGAGTTACAGGGTCCTGCTGCCCCATTGCCCTTTGCCAGGAGTCCCTGCCCTCTCCAGCAGGGAGCCTGGGTGGACACAGCCCCCCCGAACCCCCACAGCCTCACCTCATTGCTGATGGTTGAGTCCCTGTGCATCATCCTCTGGATGTGGGAGTCCAGGCTGGCCCCCGAGGAGCACTTGGCCAGCGCGGCCGCGTGTGACTCCTTCTCGCGCTGCCGGACGATGGCCTCGCAGCCCAGCCACTCTGCCATCGTGTGCTCGTAGCAGGCACGGGTCTGCTCGTCAGCCTGCAGcgtggggggacacaggggctTGGAATGGCTGTCCCTGGAGAGCCCAAACCCAGTCCCTTCTGAACCTCCAAGCCTTGCACAGAGGAGCGAACACTCGTGTTTACTATGGCTGGATGGGATATAGTCACCCATCCGCTGCACAGTGCCTGACCCACAAAACTTGGCCAAAATTAGGATGGGAAATGCACATCCATCTTCTCCCTGCCTTCCAGAGGTGTGCAGGGCACTGAACATGAGGAaccagcagctgcacagggcaGCATCAAGCTTGGTCCTGTCAATTCCTGCTGATCCAAGTCTTTCTCCTGCTCCTACCTACAGCCCAGTCCAGAGTGGACACGATGCCCAGTGGGCTCTGCAAACAGACCCTTCAAGCTGTGCAGTACCCAGGGCACATCAATGCCACACTGCTGAGCTGGCAGCACACCCACACCAAcctcctttctctctgcctcCGTCATCCCAAATTGGTAATGGCCCAGCAGGAAGGGCCAGACGGCCTTCCTGATCTCGTGCTGGATCCCGCCGTAGTAGATCAGCCGCAGCAACTCCTGGTCCTCGTAACTCTGTGGGAAGAGCTCAGTCAGTgcacagacacagccaggacatggCCCATGGGGTGTAAGGCCCAGCCGTGCCACCTTTCAGTACCCGGAACACTGCCCAGACCCTGACtacccccaaacccactgccCATCCACTGCAGATGATCCCTCAGATCCCTGCATGGGCTCAGGTAGAGCCAGAGGCTGCTGTGAGTGAACATTTTGGCTCATCACACCAGAAACTGGCCCATCAAGGTCACCGAGGGTCACTGTTGTGCCTCTGAGCCTGGCAGCACAGCAGATCCCCCCTCAAGGCCACAGTAATCAGGTGACAGACACTGCCCAGGTGGGCTCTGAACAGAAGCAAGTCTAGGTGAGCAGTATTCATTCCCCAGCTCCCACGTGCCAAGGATTAGGAGCCCTGTGCAGCCTAGGACAGGCTGGCTGACTTCCCTCCTAGAGGAACTTCTCAGTGTGCTTGGCCTCATCGTGCTACAACCAGCCGGGACACCCCGAGCGCACCAGAGCTGGTGTGTCCCCAGAGCCCTGGCTCTACCGTGCTGTCCTGCAGGTATCTCTGCCAGATGTCCACAGTCAGCCCCgagctggcactgcaggggaCGTCAGAGGACACGATATTGTGGTTCACCAGTGCAGACAGGTGGGTCCTCACCGTGGACAGGTGTCTGCAATaggccagccctgcagcagagaAAACCAAACATTCATCCTTGGACCTCAGGGAGCCATGA of the Pseudopipra pipra isolate bDixPip1 chromosome 18, bDixPip1.hap1, whole genome shotgun sequence genome contains:
- the SGSM1 gene encoding small G protein signaling modulator 1 isoform X3; the protein is MEEAVTRKFVHEDSSHIISFCAAVESCVLHGLKRRAAGFLRSNKIAALFMKVGKSFPLAEELCKKVQDLEQLIENARNQVQGIPENVRKVPKLPNLSPQAIKHLWIRTALFEKVLDKIVHYLVENSSKYYEKEALLMDPVDGPILASLLVGPCALEYTKMKTADHFWTDPSADELVQRHRIHSSHCRQDSPTKRPALCIQKRHSSGSMDDRPSLSARDYVESLHQNSRATLLYGKNNVLVQPRDDMEAIPGYLSLHQTADIMALKWTPNQLMNGSVGDLDYEKSVYWDYAMTIRLEEIVYLHCHQQVDSGGTVVLVSQDGIQRPPLRFPRGGHLLQFLSCLENGLLPHGQLDPPLWSQRGKGKVFPKLRKRSPQGSSESASDKEDDEATDYVFRIIYPGTQAEFVAINGTFHPFRAPVISVSAGRGKMTRTPTASSMVVIPKRCLSLLITSRPPCAALGTCQHQLPQDLMDGPGAVLPPMWQPSTRKSSCSSCSQSGSSDGGPANGCSHERAPLKLLCDNMKYQILSRAFYGWLAYCRHLSTVRTHLSALVNHNIVSSDVPCSASSGLTVDIWQRYLQDSTSYEDQELLRLIYYGGIQHEIRKAVWPFLLGHYQFGMTEAERKEADEQTRACYEHTMAEWLGCEAIVRQREKESHAAALAKCSSGASLDSHIQRMMHRDSTISNESSQSCSSGRQNHARLQSDSSSSTQVFESVDEVEQTEVDAQLEDGKQSKVPNGTVPNGTCSPDSGHPSSQNFSITSGFSERSFSNEDSALETNKSSSSSQGKAGGSDVPASVDTDGVQQEKLQGQDSLEGEFPSVGSVDFVPMGEGPAGALSDTVALTVVESWADSEAEKQSLVESEDNLSEEPEMESLYPQLDSLAVAVTDLTNSETSAISSTGVTYSPELLDMYTVNLHRIEKDVQRCDRNYWYFTPANLEKLRNVMCSYIWQHIEIGYVQGMCDLLAPLLVILDDEALAFSCFTELMKRMNQNFPHGGAMDTHFANMRSLIQILDSELFELMHQNGDYTHFYFCYRWFLLDFKRELVYDDVFAVWETIWAAAHVSSAHYVLFIALALVEMYRDIILENNMDFTDIIKFFNEMAERHNTKQILKLARDLVYKVQTLIENK